Part of the Flavobacterium okayamense genome, CAACAACTTTAGTTTCTCTACCAATATTTGGAATTACAGCAGTACCTAAAGCAACATTAGAAGCTAAAATAACAGACCCTCCTGTTGATTTAGCAATATCTTCTAAAGTAGCAGCATTCATTTTCTCACGAATTTTTAATGCTTTTTTCTCGTTTCTTAAAATTGCACCCACAGACTCTCTTGCTACATCAATTGCTAATAAACCAGTTTCATTTTTGTTAGTAACTTTTGCAACAACAAATCCTTGAGGAACATCAAACCTTCTAACATCACCTACATTTGTATCGCTGTTAAAAGCCCACATTACAATTTGACGTTGTGCTCCTAAAGCACCAACGTACTCATCAGTAGCTTTTAAATTTGTAACTGGAGAACTCGTTAAATTCTCAGCTTTAGCAGTTTCAGAAAAATCTTTTGAGCTAACAGTAGCTTCAAATTTACTTGCTTTAGTATAATTTGCATCAACAGTTGCCTCAGACGGTTCAACTTTTTGAGATATAGTAGCTAATAAAACAGATTCGTATTTTGCACTCACTTTAATTACGTGGAAACCAAAATCAGTTTCAACTAAACCAATCGACCCAACTGGACTATCGAAAATAAAATCATTAAATTGAGGAACCATTTGTCCTGGCATAATGTTATCGTATTCTCCACCTTTAGTTTTAGAACCCGGATCATCAGAGTTTTCTTCAGCTAACTTAGCAAAATCTGCAGGGTTTGCTTTTGCTTTACCTAACAATTCGTTTGCTAAAGCTTCAGCTTCTTCTTTTGTTCTTGTAGCAGTTGAACGAGCAGCATCTTTATAAGCAATTAAAATGTGACTTGCTTTAACACTTGCATTTGCCTTACGATCTAACATTCTAGATACGTTTTGACTACCATTAAAAGAGTAAGGGCCGAAAACTTCTCCTTGAGACAAGTTAAATAATTGCTCTTGGTAATCTAAAGGCAATTCGCTTTTTGCTAAATAAATAGAATCGAACTTAACATCAGAATTTTTATTTACAAACTCGGCAACGTTTTCAGCTTTGATATCTTTGAAAGCTGGAATTGTATCATTTGAATTTGTTTTGTTATTAAACTCAACAATTCCAAACATAACTTTATCCATTGCTTTTTGCATTGCTCTTTCATCAGCTTCAGATGGCTTGTTTTCGAATAAAACAAACTCTAAACTTCTAGTGTTATCAGATTTGTAACGTTTAGGGTGTTTCTTCATGTAAGCAATAATTTCATCATCTGAAACTTTTACTTCATCATCATTAATTGTACTGTAAGGTACAGTTACATATTCAAAATCAACTTTTCTGTTATCTGAAACGTATTT contains:
- a CDS encoding peptidylprolyl isomerase encodes the protein MAVLGKIRQRSILLIGVIGFCLFAFVIGDVVQNGSFGINANNVGSVNGTDIDAQQFMQKVAQLEQQNQNTTNAQAMNSVWEQEIRNIILGEQIEKAGLGIANDQLINEIKKNPYFSQNPQFLNEAGMFDENKFREFVKSIQNDPNQDRWNEWKSFENEVAKTSVQQMYYNLIKGGVYTTQAEGKFKYVSDNRKVDFEYVTVPYSTINDDEVKVSDDEIIAYMKKHPKRYKSDNTRSLEFVLFENKPSEADERAMQKAMDKVMFGIVEFNNKTNSNDTIPAFKDIKAENVAEFVNKNSDVKFDSIYLAKSELPLDYQEQLFNLSQGEVFGPYSFNGSQNVSRMLDRKANASVKASHILIAYKDAARSTATRTKEEAEALANELLGKAKANPADFAKLAEENSDDPGSKTKGGEYDNIMPGQMVPQFNDFIFDSPVGSIGLVETDFGFHVIKVSAKYESVLLATISQKVEPSEATVDANYTKASKFEATVSSKDFSETAKAENLTSSPVTNLKATDEYVGALGAQRQIVMWAFNSDTNVGDVRRFDVPQGFVVAKVTNKNETGLLAIDVARESVGAILRNEKKALKIREKMNAATLEDIAKSTGGSVILASNVALGTAVIPNIGRETKVVGTAFNLEAGKTSDLIDGTMGVYKIRTKQVVNEPAVTSYKTQTAQEMQQQQNAAQMRVFQALKDKADIEDNRVK